The following is a genomic window from Bacteroidia bacterium.
GGTTCGGTATTTGACAATGTGCTCAACATCGCGTCGGGTCTGGTGGGACTGATAATCTTCATCGTCATGACGCTGATTTCCACCTTTTTCCTGCTCAAGGATGGACGCCGTCTCAAGAAGAGTTTCATCGAAATCGTTCCGAACCAGTTTTTCGAGATGGCGCTGAGCATTGTGCACAAAATCGACTGGTCGCTGGGCGCGTATCTTCGCGGTATAGTGCTGGACGCGCTGGTGATCGGCGCCCTCGCCACCACGGCGATGTGGCTGCTCGGTATTCCGAACTACGCACTGATCGGCGTCGTGGCCGCCGTCGCGAATCTGGTGCCCTACCTGGGCCCCCCCACCGCCGCGCTCGTGGCAAGCATGATATCCGTGCTGTCGCTCAATACCTTCGAGGAAGTACCGATCATTCTCATCGCTTTCACATTGATTCGACTTATCGACGACGCCATCGTCCAGCCGTTGACCATTTCCCAGAGCGTCAAACTGCATCCGCTGACCATCATTTTCACGATACTGATCGGCGGACATCTGTTCGGCATTCTCGGCATGTTGTTCGCCGTGCCCATTGCGGGTGTGATCAAAGTCGTATTATCGGAGTTGTACGCGGGGCTCAAACGCTACCGGGCCGTGTATTAACACAGAACGGTGCGACGATTAAGACGCACAGCGCCATCAGGTCGGTCTGTTCGTCTGCGCGAAAGTGTGTGCGGCAGCGTGTATCGTGAGCGTCTCGACCCATCCTCTGACATTTCCTTTATCAGATCTTCGGAATTACCGTACATCCATTATGACAGAAGATATTCAGGCAACCCCTGCACCCATTCGACGCGGCGATATTCTGTTGCTCGATATTGAAAAAGCGGCTTTCGAGGGCAAAGCCATTGCGCGGCCGGACGGCTTCGTCGTGTTTGTGCAGGGCGCTGTGCCCGGCGACAAAGTGGAAGCCGAAGTGTACCGCAAGAAGCAACATTTTGCCGAGGCCCGCTTGCTGCGCGTCGTCGAGGCATCGGAGCAGCGTGTCGAGCCGCGCTGCAGTCATTTCGGCGTGTGCGGCGGCTGCAGCTGGCAGCATCTCGCGTACGAGCAGCAGTGCCAGTGGAAACGCGATCACGTACGGGACGCATTCGAACGTATCGGTGGTTTCGGGAATCCGTCGGTCAGAGACACGCTGTCCGCGTCGGAGCCGTTCTGGTACCGCAACAAAATGGAATACAGCTTCGGCGAAATGCGCTGGCTGCTTCCGGGCGAGCTCGGTACGGTGGACCGCGACGCCGAGCTCTTCGCCCTGGGCCTGCACGTGCCCAAGCGCTACGACCGTATTCTGGACATCAGAGAATGTTTTCTGGAATCACCGGAAAGCAACGCCATTCTCTCCGCCACGCGGGAGTTTTTTCTCTCGCGCGGCATACCGGCGTATTCCACGCGAACACACACCGGAGAATTGCGCCATCTCGTCATCCGCGAAGGCAAGAACACCGGCGAACGCATGGTGTTTCTCGTCACATCCAATGAACTTCCCGAACTTTATGGAGCCTACGCCGAATTATTGAAAGATACGCGCTTTGCGGTGAGCACCTTCGTGCAGGGCGTGACATCGCGGAAATCTTCCGTCGCCATCGCCGAAAAGGAAATCACCTGGTTCGGCGACGGAAGCATCATGGAACGGCTGGGACGCAACACCTTCCGCATCTCACCTACTTCGTTTTTCCAGACCAACACGCTGCAAGCCGAGCGCCTGTATGCGACCGCAGAAGCAGCGGCCGGACTCCGGCCGGAGGATACGGTTTGGGACCTCTACTGCGGCACGGGCACCATCGCGCTCTTCATCGCGCGCGATGTGCGGCATGTGGTCGGCGTGGAGCTCAACGAGGCGGCCATCGCCGACGCGCGGAGGAACGCTGCGGATAACGCAATCGGGAATGTGGAATTTCATTGCGCCGACATCGTCGAT
Proteins encoded in this region:
- the rlmD gene encoding 23S rRNA (uracil(1939)-C(5))-methyltransferase RlmD; this encodes MTEDIQATPAPIRRGDILLLDIEKAAFEGKAIARPDGFVVFVQGAVPGDKVEAEVYRKKQHFAEARLLRVVEASEQRVEPRCSHFGVCGGCSWQHLAYEQQCQWKRDHVRDAFERIGGFGNPSVRDTLSASEPFWYRNKMEYSFGEMRWLLPGELGTVDRDAELFALGLHVPKRYDRILDIRECFLESPESNAILSATREFFLSRGIPAYSTRTHTGELRHLVIREGKNTGERMVFLVTSNELPELYGAYAELLKDTRFAVSTFVQGVTSRKSSVAIAEKEITWFGDGSIMERLGRNTFRISPTSFFQTNTLQAERLYATAEAAAGLRPEDTVWDLYCGTGTIALFIARDVRHVVGVELNEAAIADARRNAADNAIGNVEFHCADIVDFLAPERSAGIPRPDVIIVDPPRAGMHTKVVEAIGASGVERLVYVSCNPSTSARDCAMLAECGYEVTEITPVDMFPHTWHIECVIALRRKGEPA
- a CDS encoding AI-2E family transporter; this encodes MLTNTKILIVLLLLFIAAFLALTVYTIGTVVAMLLLSLLFAFIISPAVDFLEGKGVPRTAAAVVVFLFALAAFAFVVYILSPLIFEQLLSLQEMLNLGQLRRGITRFERLLQRNLSFLGVRRITFGTKVEEWLGSVFDNVLNIASGLVGLIIFIVMTLISTFFLLKDGRRLKKSFIEIVPNQFFEMALSIVHKIDWSLGAYLRGIVLDALVIGALATTAMWLLGIPNYALIGVVAAVANLVPYLGPPTAALVASMISVLSLNTFEEVPIILIAFTLIRLIDDAIVQPLTISQSVKLHPLTIIFTILIGGHLFGILGMLFAVPIAGVIKVVLSELYAGLKRYRAVY